Genomic DNA from bacterium:
GGGGCCGCGCGCAGGTTGCGCCGCTTGCGCGCCGGGTCGTAGTAGTCCGTGAGGCAGTCGATGCCGACGACCTCGCGGCCCTCGTCGAGCAGGCGCTCGCTGAGCTGCGAGCCGATGAAGCCCGCCGCGCCGGTGACGAGGACGCGGCCGCCGCTGATGCCGCCCCCGCTCAAGGCTGCGCGCTCCCCGCGCCGGGCAGGCTGGGCTGCGCGAGCGCCTCGTCGATCA
This window encodes:
- a CDS encoding NAD-dependent epimerase/dehydratase family protein, whose protein sequence is MSGGGISGGRVLVTGAAGFIGSQLSERLLDEGREVVGIDCLTDYYDPARKRRNLRAAP